The Nostoc sp. 'Lobaria pulmonaria (5183) cyanobiont' DNA window TCTTAGCAGGTGTTACTTACGATCGCACCCACACAATGGTAATGAAAGATATGGGCGGTATTGCTCAAGCCATGCCCAAAGTCTTTGCCCTGTTTACAATCGCAGCAATGGCATCTCTGGCACTTCCTGGGATGAGCGGCTTTGCTGGCGAACTATCAGTATTTGTTGGTATAACAAGCAGTGACGTTTACAGTTCCACTTTCTGCACCGTTACAGTTTTTCTCGCCGCAGTTGGAGTTATCCTCACACCGATTTATCTACTTTCCATGCTGCGAGAGGTGTTTTATGGTCAGGGTGCAGCACTCATCTGTGACATTAATAATGCAGGTTCGGAAAATCAAGAAGATGAGGGAACAGTTTGTTTTGGTACGGACTGTCTCGTACCAGAAGATGCAGTCTACGACGATGCTAGACCGCGTGAGGTATTTATCGCTGCCTGTTTTCTACTGATGATTATTGGTATTGGTTTCTATCCGAAGATGGCGATGCAGATGTACGACGTGAAGACTGTCGCAGTCAATGCTAATCTTCGCCAGTCTTATGCCATAGTCTCGCAAACAAATCCCCAAATTTATGCCGAGGGTTTCTTGGTTCCGCAAATTTCAGAGGTTGAGGTAGCGCCCGTTTTGGGAGTTATTAAGTAAACTGATTAAACCCAGAAATGTTGAAAATCTGGTGAGCGTTTTTTCGATAGTTTTTGGCATCTAAGTAGCTTTGATATTACTTAACCCGCTACCACTTTTATATTGGTTGCGGGTATTTTTGGTGCTACGTCTGTAGCTAAGTGTCAATTGTTTAAATTAGAGTGAGGCACAAAGGCTATGCTACAACAGATTATATTTCTGTGTATCTAAGCATACTTATGGTTGAATCATATCAGAAAAATACTGAGTTTCTATTGCTTGTTAAAAAACATCTTTCAGTTATTTATGCTGACTCGTATAGAGACCTAGAAACTGGTAAAGTCATAAAAGTTATAGATGGTGATGGTTTACTAGTCCGTAAGGGTGAAGAGAGCCTAAATATTCGTCTTGCTTACATCGATGCACCTGAGCATAATCAAGAATATGGATTAGACTCAAAAAAATGGTTAGAAAATCAGTTCTCAAATACAGCGTCTGTAATAGCCATAAGATTTATTGCTCTTGACGAAAAACACGGACGCCATATTGCTGATGTTTTTATAAATGGTTATTCCTTAAGCTGGCTTATGGTCATAACAGGCAATGCTTGGGCTTATTATGATTTTTTAACTACAGAAATTGAAGCCAGTTACTTAGATGCTCAATACTTTGCTAGAAAAAAATATAGATTAGGACTATGGACTAACAATTTATTTCCTACTCCACCTTGGATTTATAGAGCAGAAGAAAAGGGTGAAAAGATAAGTCTTTTGATGGAACCTAATCGTACCTCAAGGGCTACGCTTGAATCAATGATAAAAAAATCCGAAGATATTCAAGAGAAGATTATAGACCTAGAAAATCGCAGCGAATTTAATCGTAATTACTGTCCAATGCGATATTATGAACAGGTTTACTTGGATCAAATACAATATACAGCCATAATGTGTAAAGGTGTAGATTGGGATTTAAAAAGTGGGTATAACGGTGTAGAAGGAGACGAGGTTAACATCCTGTTCTTCCAAATAGCAGTGAAAGCAGCTAAGGGAGATGAGGAAGCGGTTTATGAATACACGGCTTGGAAAAGAGCTTTGTACAAAGCTGTGGGTAAAGTCCATCTGCCAAGATACTATGAAAAACGCTTAACCCAAGAATGGGTAGATACTCTTATTCGTAGGGTAGAAAATTGGATTATTAAAAGTAGCAGTGTGATTGATTAATGAGCTTGATGTTTACTAACTTACAGACAATTACCATAACTCATGAGCAAATCAACCCTTTACATGGGATGCTGGTTGATGATTAGTGAGTTTTGCCAATGTCTGTTGTTTCTGCCATCACTGTTACCGTTCCCGCCACAACTGCAAATTTGGGGCCTGGTTTTGATTGCATCGGTGTAGCATTAAAGCTGTACAACGAGTTCAAGTTCACTCGGCTCGAAGAAGGTGGGTTAACTATTGATATCACTGGTACAGAAGCTGAACGAGTTCAAACTGATGAGAACAATCTTCTTTACCAAGCGTTTGTCAAGTTCTATCAACATATAGAGCAAACACCGCCGACTGTGAAAATAGAGATTAAGTTAGGTGTCTCGTTGGCGCGGGGTTTGGGTAGTTCGGCGACAGCAATTGTTGGTGGGTTGGTTGCGGCTAATCAACTTGAGGGTACGCCTATGAGTCAGTCGCAGGTGATGGAGTTAGCGATCGCAATGGAAGGACATCCTGATAATGTAGTTCCAGCTTTGTTGGGAGGATGTCGTCTTGCTGCTACCAGTGGCGCAGGTTGGGAAATTTGTGATGTTCCCTGGCATAAAGATGTTGTACCAGTTGTGGCTATTCCTGATTTTGAACTTTCCACTTCAAAGGCGCGGAGCGTTCTGCCAACTGAAGTAAGTCGCGCCGATGCGATTTTTAATACGGCACATTTGGGGTTATTATTGCGCGGCTTGGAAACTGGTAACGGACAATGGTTAAAGACAGCTTTACAAGATAAGTTGCATCAGCCCTATCGCAAAGCTTTGATTCCTGGTTATGATGCTCTCAACATCGCAGCTGTTAGTGCTGGTGCTTATGGTATGGTGATTAGTGGTGCGGGACCGACACTGTTAGCTTTGGTGGATAAGTTACACTCAAAGGCAGTAGAGGCGGCGATGCTAGCTGCTTGGCAAGAAGAAGGAATTACAGCCGAGGTGCGATCGCTTTCTCTCGATACCCAAGGCGCAAAAAGCTTTTAATATTTTACTCAGCACTTAAAACTCGATTTATGGAGCAAATTCAGGATGAAATGGCGGCGCTTAACTCTCAAATTCAGATTCTCTTAGAAGAACGCGCTGCACTCACTATTAATAATGTCATCTCTGGCGAGAATGATTCACCCCAAGCAATGGTTGAAGCGTACCGCCGTCAAGCCAGGGAAAATGCCCAATTATCAGTTGAACTCCAAGGCATAGATGCAGCGATCGCTGCCTTGGAAGCCCAAATCAAACAAAAACAAACTAAATTAGTGCGTTGGCAAGGGGAATCTAAAGAACTTATCCAACAGCAGCAGCTAGAGGAAGCCAAAGAAGTGGCTCAGGTTCATGCTCAACGCATTAATCAACTAGCAAGTGAACTGGCCGCAGAAGTGCGTTTTCTGAAGGCTTGTGCCAATCAACTGAGTCCAATGTATTGGCAGATTTATTACAAGCCCTTTATTACTGGCTTTAAGACAATCTCCGTTCCCTATGTCCGCTCTGATGGAGAAGTGTGGACAATTGTTAACCGGATTGTTTAATGCTTTACCCTTTTCGTTTGTATGCAATACATTGATCTCTCCTTTTAGGCTATCCATTACCCTAATCTTTCTCAACAAAAATATAACTTACTTAAAACAAGAGCAAAAGCATTGATAGTTATCCACTCAAATTCTCCGGTTTGTGGTTAGCGATCGCCTAGAAAATTTTCGTCATTTACATTCTTCTGCTTTTGTCAAATATCCATATATCGCCTTGTTCTACAATCCTGTTCCTGACTTCTTTACAGCAATCTTAAGAAAAATGTGACTAATGCATAGCAACTTTGAGAGAGGGATTTAGGCTCAGGGTTCAAAAATATTTCTTCCAAAATTGGATGCTCTCTGATGCTCAAAGATAAATGCTCGCTTTCCTCACAAGTTTCTCAAATTGTTTTGCTATAAATATAAATATAGGGCGAAAACCTTTAAGAGATTTAAAATTCAAAAGTCGCTAAATATAGTTGAGGGATTAGTCATTTTTGACAATCCAGCATCTGGAAACCCAAAACCGTAAAGACCAATTACCAATAAAATCGGAGGTCTATTATGATCTTTAAAAAGATTCTAGTTGCATTAGCTCGCTCGGAAATAGGGCAACAGGTTTTTAAAGAAGCATTGGATTTAGCAAAATTAACACAAGCTAGCTTAATGTTACTTCATGTCCTATCTTCGGAAGAAGAGGGTAGTCCTTATGTACCTATGCTGTCTAATATGGACTACTATCCAGGAATGACCAGTCAAAGCTTTGAGTTATACCAACAACAGTGGGATACCTTTAAAAATCTAGGAATCCAGATGTTGCAATCTTTCTCTGCTCAAGCAAACACAGCAGGTGTCACTACGGAATTTACACAAAATGTTGGTAATCCTGGTCGCATTATTTGTGATTTAGCCCATAGTTGTGGCGCTGACCTAATTGTTATGGGGCGTCGGGGTCATTCTCGGTTGATGGAACTGTTTCTCGGTAGTGTGAGTAACTACGTTCTTCACCATGGTCCTTGTTCAGTGCATGTTGTGCATCTTTCAGCTACTCCTAAAATAGATGAAGTTGTCAAAGAAACTACAAGCGCTTTCAGCGTTAACTAACTACTAAGCTATTCCACATTTAACTTGCATAATTAGGGTAGGCAATACCTTGGCGTGAGCGCTACAACTCTTGGAGAGGCTGCGCTAACGACGACGCTCAGTATGCTGCCTATCCCCCAAAAGCAAAGTGTGGTTCAGGGATTTAGAACAACCCAACATTCGCTAAAAATTAGCCATATTCCCAATATAGAAGGCAATGACGCTAAACCCCAAGATTTAGATTCTAACTTTGTGGGGCGCGATCGCCAAATAGCCGAACTCCACACCCTCATCAGTCGGGGAGCAAAAGTTATCCTCATCCAGGGTGAAGGCGGTGTTGGTAAAACCACCTTTAGAAAAAATAATCTTTGAAATCTAGCTGCTTTTTGCTCTTGAACTAGTCGAGCTTTAACTTCTTTAGTTCGTTCTGCTTCTAGCCATGTCTCAACTTCTCGGCGATCGCATTCTTGGCTAGCTGCTAAAAATTGATAATCCAAATCACTCAAGCTTTTGCCTTGTGACCAAGCTAGAGCTTCAAGTAAGGCTGTCCCGCGCAATAGTCGGGAATTATCACGGTGTTCTGAGGCTACCCAAGCATTCAATGCTTGGGAGTAGGGTCGCAATTTTGCTAATTGTTTTTCTACCCAAGTTTGGTTGAAAACCTCTTCATAAATCCGGTTTTTTACTATTAGTTGCCCTTGCTGCTTGGTTACTAAACCCGACAACAGCAGTTCTATTTCATCAATAAAAATAAATATTTTTTCAGTTTTTAGTTCAACTAATAAAATATCTTCAACAAACTGGCTCAATCGCTGTAATGCAGGTAAATCTTCACGCTCCGACCACCAGGCTTTTATATTAACTTTGCTAAAGACGTTAAAGCTCCTTAATAAGTCAACTACTATGCCCTTATACCATTGAGCAGGAGTAATATTGCCGTTGCCGATGCGAGTCATGTTGATAGAAACACAACTGTAGCTTGCTTGTTCTAATTTATGCCTTGTTTGTAACCGCAAGCTAGATTTACCCATCTGTCGGGAACTAAATACATAACAAAATTTCCCTTGAATTAAAGCATTATAAAGTTAAAAGTCAGCCTGTCTTTTTACATAGCTAGGAGCATCGACTTTGAGACTACCGCCAATTTGATATTCGTATTTATTCATAGCGTTTAAGTTAATTGCTCTCGGAAATACAGCTGATATAACTCACAGCTAGGCATTGCCTGATTTCCTTCAAGTTTTACCAAACCCATACTTTCTAATTTATAAGCAGCGATCGCTTCTAATTGCACACTTGTTGGAGAGGTAACTACCCGTTTGAGCGCGATCGCCAGTTCTGGATGTTCTTGGAGATTTGCTAGATGATGCCGTAAATAGTTGCTATAGATGCCGGCAATTGTGGGAGCCTCTTTTAGTAGCTGTTCTAGAGTTACTGTTTGATGTCCCAGGTTATAAAGAGCCAGACGAGCTAAATAAGGATGACCACCAATCATTGCTAGTAGAGGAGCCAGCTTTTCTAATCCTTTCTCACCTTTGGCCCAATCGAGTCCATGACGCACTGGCAATTCTTGCATCTGCTCTAAACTAAATTCTGGTAACTTAATCGGTAGCCCCACATTGAAAGGAAATTGATTAATATCTAACGGGATATAAGCTTAAAAATTAGGACTTACGCACTGTACAAATTAACCATAATGTTAATTACGGTATTTAGTCGTTTCAGGCGCTTGGCATAACCCCGATTTATTCGCTTCCTTTGCGATGCCTTTGGCGGGCGTAGCCATCACTAGGTGCTAAACATGGCTGAAACACCCAAATTGCGTGTAGTACTTATGTACGATGCGTAAATCCTAAATCAATCTGTGTCACTCGTATTACATTAAGTACTCACTCCAAAGATTTCTTTGATAAACTTCGCTTGAGACACACTGTTGGCTTGGTCAATTCCATTCACTTGTCCTTTTTGCATCATATTCATTGCTTCAATCCCGCTCAAGGTTCTTCTAGCTAATTTCGCAGCCGATAACAGCCGAGTCTGGTTAAACTAGCCTAGTTCAAATTCCACAGCTTGATGGTCTTATCCAAACTGCTAGAGACGATCGTTTGTCCATCTGGGCTGAAGCTGACACTGAGCACAAAATCATCGTGACCACTTAACGTGTTGATCAGCGTGCCGTCTCGCTTCCACAGCTTGATGGTACCATCCGCACTGCCAGAGGCGATCGTTTGCCCATCTGGGCTGAAACTGACACTGTACACAAGAGAGTCTACTTTGAGCGTGTTGATCGGCGTGCCGTCTCGTTTCCACAGCTTGATGGTGCCATCCCAACTCCCAGAGGCAATCGTTTGTCCATCTGGGCTGAAACTCACACTCCACACATCAGCATTGTGTCCCCTCAACGTGTTGATCAGTGTGCCGTCTCGCTTCCACAGCTTGATGGTACTATCCCCACTGCCAGAGGCGATCGTTTGTCCATCCGGGCTGAAGCTGACACTGTGCACAAGATCAGTGTGTCCCCTCAGCGTGTTGATCAGTGTGCCATCTCGCTTCCACAGCTTGATAGTGTTATCCCCACTGCTAGAGGCGATCGTTTGTCCATCTGGGCTGAAGCTGACACTGTACACAAAATCAGTGTGTCCCTTCAGCGTGTTGATCAGCGTGCCGTCTCGTTTCCACAGCTTGATGGTGCCATCCCAACTGCCAGAGGCGATCGTTTGTCCATCAGGGCTGAAGCTGACACTGAGCAC harbors:
- a CDS encoding thermonuclease family protein, producing the protein MVESYQKNTEFLLLVKKHLSVIYADSYRDLETGKVIKVIDGDGLLVRKGEESLNIRLAYIDAPEHNQEYGLDSKKWLENQFSNTASVIAIRFIALDEKHGRHIADVFINGYSLSWLMVITGNAWAYYDFLTTEIEASYLDAQYFARKKYRLGLWTNNLFPTPPWIYRAEEKGEKISLLMEPNRTSRATLESMIKKSEDIQEKIIDLENRSEFNRNYCPMRYYEQVYLDQIQYTAIMCKGVDWDLKSGYNGVEGDEVNILFFQIAVKAAKGDEEAVYEYTAWKRALYKAVGKVHLPRYYEKRLTQEWVDTLIRRVENWIIKSSSVID
- a CDS encoding AAA-like domain-containing protein, with product MQGKFCYVFSSRQMGKSSLRLQTRHKLEQASYSCVSINMTRIGNGNITPAQWYKGIVVDLLRSFNVFSKVNIKAWWSEREDLPALQRLSQFVEDILLVELKTEKIFIFIDEIELLLSGLVTKQQGQLIVKNRIYEEVFNQTWVEKQLAKLRPYSQALNAWVASEHRDNSRLLRGTALLEALAWSQGKSLSDLDYQFLAASQECDRREVETWLEAERTKEVKARLVQEQKAARFQRLFFLKVVLPTPPSPWMRITFAPRLMRVWSSAIWRSRPTKLESKSWGLASLPSILGIWLIFSECWVVLNP
- a CDS encoding WD40 repeat domain-containing protein, whose translation is MKQRQILTQAKKQAQVLSANHKARRIRLGAIALRVMLMGAIASGFAAWQSPKTVIAANSDRAVAEVKPVRREKEHLLKHSAVSERNVSVTSQKQAINGVREQKSRNGALIATLRGHSADVWSVSFSPDGQTIASGSYDKTIKLWKRDGTLINTLKEDSLVLSVSFSPDGQTIASGSWDGTIKLWKRDGTLINTLKGHTDFVYSVSFSPDGQTIASSSGDNTIKLWKRDGTLINTLRGHTDLVHSVSFSPDGQTIASGSGDSTIKLWKRDGTLINTLRGHNADVWSVSFSPDGQTIASGSWDGTIKLWKRDGTPINTLKVDSLVYSVSFSPDGQTIASGSADGTIKLWKRDGTLINTLSGHDDFVLSVSFSPDGQTIVSSSLDKTIKLWNLN
- a CDS encoding universal stress protein, whose protein sequence is MFKKILVALARSEIGQQVFKEALDLAKLTQASLMLLHVLSSEEEGSPYVPMLSNMDYYPGMTSQSFELYQQQWDTFKNLGIQMLQSFSAQANTAGVTTEFTQNVGNPGRIICDLAHSCGADLIVMGRRGHSRLMELFLGSVSNYVLHHGPCSVHVVHLSATPKIDEVVKETTSAFSVN
- a CDS encoding AAA-like domain-containing protein; its protein translation is MPLDINQFPFNVGLPIKLPEFSLEQMQELPVRHGLDWAKGEKGLEKLAPLLAMIGGHPYLARLALYNLGHQTVTLEQLLKEAPTIAGIYSNYLRHHLANLQEHPELAIALKRVVTSPTSVQLEAIAAYKLESMGLVKLEGNQAMPSCELYQLYFREQLT
- the thrB gene encoding homoserine kinase, which translates into the protein MSVVSAITVTVPATTANLGPGFDCIGVALKLYNEFKFTRLEEGGLTIDITGTEAERVQTDENNLLYQAFVKFYQHIEQTPPTVKIEIKLGVSLARGLGSSATAIVGGLVAANQLEGTPMSQSQVMELAIAMEGHPDNVVPALLGGCRLAATSGAGWEICDVPWHKDVVPVVAIPDFELSTSKARSVLPTEVSRADAIFNTAHLGLLLRGLETGNGQWLKTALQDKLHQPYRKALIPGYDALNIAAVSAGAYGMVISGAGPTLLALVDKLHSKAVEAAMLAAWQEEGITAEVRSLSLDTQGAKSF